Proteins from one Salaquimonas pukyongi genomic window:
- the ccmD gene encoding heme exporter protein CcmD: MFGKHAVFIIPSYAITALVIAALVVWIAVTYRQRRREVERMEDGETSRSRKRASQ; the protein is encoded by the coding sequence ATGTTCGGCAAGCACGCTGTCTTCATCATCCCGTCCTATGCGATCACCGCACTGGTGATCGCGGCACTGGTTGTGTGGATTGCCGTTACCTACCGCCAGCGCAGACGGGAAGTCGAACGCATGGAAGATGGTGAGACATCCCGCTCCCGCAAAAGGGCCAGCCAATGA
- the ccmB gene encoding heme exporter protein CcmB: MTALLVREVRGALRAGGGALMGVLFFLAVVTVFPFAIGPDLNQLGRIGPAILWIGALLASLLGLDRLFAMEREDGSLDILVMQPHPLMVTVLVKCLAHWIVSGLPLILATPLFGVMLNVSPLGIAAVMATLAAGTPAITFIGAASAAVASALPRGGLLIAILTLPLVIPVLIFGITATNGALYDPDPFTAPFLILLALTLFSGVLGPLAASFMLRHSAE, from the coding sequence ATGACCGCGCTGCTTGTCCGTGAGGTTCGTGGCGCGCTTCGCGCCGGCGGCGGGGCACTGATGGGTGTCCTGTTTTTTCTGGCGGTGGTCACCGTTTTTCCCTTCGCCATCGGCCCTGACCTCAACCAGCTGGGCCGCATCGGCCCGGCAATCTTATGGATCGGCGCGCTGCTAGCAAGCCTGCTTGGGCTCGACCGCCTGTTTGCCATGGAGCGCGAGGACGGCTCGCTCGACATTCTCGTCATGCAGCCTCATCCGCTGATGGTGACAGTCCTTGTCAAATGTCTTGCCCACTGGATCGTCAGCGGCCTGCCGCTGATCCTCGCAACGCCTTTGTTCGGGGTCATGCTAAACGTTTCGCCCCTGGGCATTGCCGCCGTAATGGCAACGCTTGCAGCCGGCACGCCGGCCATTACCTTCATTGGTGCGGCATCTGCGGCCGTTGCCTCGGCCCTGCCGCGCGGTGGACTGCTGATTGCTATCCTGACCCTGCCGCTTGTCATTCCGGTGCTGATTTTCGGCATCACGGCCACCAATGGAGCGCTCTATGACCCCGATCCGTTTACCGCGCCGTTCCTGATCTTGTTGGCGTTGACGCTGTTTTCCGGAGTTCTCGGCCCTCTTGCCGCCTCATTCATGCTGCGGCATTCTGCGGAGTGA
- a CDS encoding heme ABC transporter permease, with protein sequence MSSTPNTQSIAQASASWWTRLANPTRFLALAGRLIPWLAALAFLAAATGLYLGFSAPQDYQQGATVQIMFIHVPSAWLAMMCYSVMSISALGTLVWRHPLADVSLRAAAPIGAAFTLLALVTGSLWGKPMWGTWWVWDARLTSVLILFLIYLGIMALSRAIEDPVQAARPLAIVTLVGFVNIPIIKFSVDWWNTLHQPASVSRFGRPAMDAVFLYPLLTMAAAFTLLFFTLHLMNMRNEILARRIRVMKLKQAGK encoded by the coding sequence ATGAGCAGCACCCCGAACACACAGAGCATTGCCCAGGCCTCCGCCTCCTGGTGGACGCGGCTTGCCAATCCGACGCGGTTCTTGGCGCTGGCCGGGCGGCTGATCCCGTGGCTTGCCGCGCTTGCCTTTCTTGCCGCCGCTACCGGTCTGTATCTCGGTTTTTCCGCCCCGCAAGACTATCAGCAGGGCGCGACGGTGCAGATCATGTTCATTCATGTGCCGTCCGCCTGGCTTGCCATGATGTGTTATTCGGTGATGAGCATTTCAGCGCTTGGCACCCTGGTATGGCGCCATCCGCTGGCCGACGTTTCGCTCAGGGCGGCTGCGCCCATCGGCGCCGCCTTTACCCTGCTGGCGCTGGTGACGGGTTCACTTTGGGGCAAGCCGATGTGGGGCACGTGGTGGGTGTGGGATGCGCGGCTGACCAGCGTTCTGATCCTCTTCCTGATCTATCTTGGCATCATGGCGCTGTCGCGGGCCATCGAGGATCCGGTGCAGGCGGCAAGACCGCTTGCCATCGTCACGCTGGTCGGGTTCGTCAACATTCCGATTATCAAGTTTTCCGTCGACTGGTGGAACACGCTGCACCAGCCGGCATCCGTTTCGCGCTTCGGCCGCCCGGCGATGGACGCGGTTTTCCTTTATCCGCTGCTGACCATGGCTGCCGCCTTCACGCTGCTGTTTTTTACCCTGCACCTGATGAACATGCGCAACGAGATTCTCGCCCGCCGCATCCGCGTCATGAAGCTCAAACAGGCGGGAAAGTAG
- a CDS encoding DsbE family thiol:disulfide interchange protein, which translates to MLIALLPLIVFLALALIFYKQLADGGASSDIPSALIGKPAPEVVFAPLEGLKQAGAPVPPLTPELLRNIPAGKLAIVNVWASWCGPCRQEHPVLVELGKEDAFSIYGINYKDRTQNALRFLGQLGNPYDAVGVDPKGRGAIEWGVYGIPESFIVGADGAILAKHVGPLTQEAVEKTIRPLLTSSGK; encoded by the coding sequence ATGCTGATTGCCCTTCTGCCGCTGATCGTCTTCCTGGCGCTGGCATTGATTTTCTACAAGCAACTCGCCGATGGCGGTGCAAGCAGCGATATTCCTTCCGCACTGATCGGAAAACCGGCGCCGGAGGTTGTTTTTGCTCCGCTGGAAGGACTGAAGCAGGCAGGCGCGCCGGTGCCGCCGCTGACGCCGGAATTGCTAAGGAACATACCGGCCGGAAAGCTGGCAATCGTCAATGTATGGGCGTCGTGGTGCGGCCCGTGCCGTCAGGAACACCCGGTGCTGGTGGAACTGGGCAAGGAGGATGCGTTTTCAATCTACGGCATCAACTACAAGGACCGCACGCAAAACGCCCTGCGGTTTCTTGGCCAGCTTGGAAATCCGTATGATGCGGTCGGTGTTGACCCGAAAGGCCGCGGTGCCATTGAGTGGGGGGTCTACGGCATCCCCGAAAGCTTCATCGTCGGTGCGGACGGCGCGATTCTCGCCAAGCATGTGGGGCCGCTGACACAGGAGGCGGTTGAAAAAACCATCCGGCCACTGCTCACCAGTTCAGGAAAGTAG
- a CDS encoding low molecular weight protein-tyrosine-phosphatase, whose amino-acid sequence MKRILFVCLGNICRSPLAEGLFNHHLTRSGTEWTATADSAGTSGWHDGEPPHEGSMKAANKLGVSLAGQVSRQLTRADFAEFDVILGMDRSNVENLRRLEAENPDAKAQIGLFLDYAGLGMKDVPDPWGHGEAAYDAVAQMIGRATPAIAERLLR is encoded by the coding sequence TATGCCTGGGCAATATCTGCCGCTCGCCCCTTGCAGAAGGCCTGTTCAACCATCACCTGACACGGTCGGGAACGGAGTGGACCGCCACTGCCGATTCTGCAGGGACATCCGGCTGGCATGATGGCGAACCGCCCCATGAAGGCAGCATGAAGGCGGCAAACAAGCTTGGCGTTTCACTGGCCGGCCAGGTCTCCCGCCAGCTAACCCGGGCCGACTTTGCCGAATTCGACGTCATTCTTGGCATGGACCGCAGCAATGTGGAAAACCTTCGGCGGCTTGAAGCTGAAAACCCCGATGCGAAGGCGCAAATCGGGCTCTTTCTCGACTATGCCGGCCTCGGCATGAAAGATGTTCCCGATCCCTGGGGTCATGGAGAGGCCGCCTATGATGCCGTGGCACAGATGATCGGCCGTGCAACACCGGCCATCGCCGAACGGCTGCTGCGCTGA